A region of the Conyzicola lurida genome:
GCGCGCTTGCCGTGGCTGACCTCGAGCGATGCCCGCAGCTCGTCCGCGAGCGGGTCGAGGCGGCGGTTCGCGTAGGAGACGTACCAGGTCGTGATCGCGAAGGTCGTGACGAACTGGCCGAGACCGAAGAGCAGTCCGACCGTGATGTTGCCGAGCACCCGGGTGGCCATGAAGTCGTGGGCGTAGTCGGCGAGCAGGACGTAAGCGAAGTACCAGACGAGGAAGGCGACGCCGACCGGGAAGACGAAACTGCGATGGCGGCGTTTGAGCCGCTGGAAAGGTTCAGACGCCTGCGCGCCCTCGAAATTGGATACCGGGTCGCTCGTGGCGGCCCCGGGAGCATCGTTGCTCATGGGTTCCCCTTTGTCCCTCGCCCCGCGGTGCAGCACACCGCGGCACTTCACACCTCGGTGTGTGATGTGACAAGAATGGAGTACCCCTCAAAAGGGTGTCAACCCCGCGAACCGCTCAGCCGAACAGCGTGGGGAAGGTGTCGGCGGCCCACGGGTAGCCGACGAAGATCGCCGCGTCGAGCACGAAGTGCGCCACGACGAGCGGTACGAGCCGGCCGAAGCGCGTGTACAGCCAGCCGAAGAGCAGACCCATCGCGAAGTTACCGACGAAGGCGCCGAAGCCCTGGTACAGGTGGTACGTGCCGCGCAGCAGGGCCGCGCCCACGATGATCTTCCAGCGTCCCCAGCCGAGGTCGAGCAGCCGGGCGTAGAGGTAGCCGACGACGATGACCTCCTCGGTGAGCGCCGCCCGCAGCGCGGAGAGGATCAGCACCGGCACCGTCCACCAGTAGGCGTCCAGGGCGGCGGGGTTCACGTCGACCGAGATGCCGAGCGCACGGCCGCCGAGGTACACGGCCAGTCCGGGGATGCCGATCGCTGCGGCGAGGGCGACCCCGCCGAGCCCGTCGCGCAAAGGGCGGGTGCCGTCGATGCCGAGCCGGCCGAGGTGCGGGCGGCCCGCCTGCCAGAGCAGGAACACGACGAGCGCCACCGGCATCAGGTCGAAGAACACACCGAGCACCTGATAGACGAGATCGAACGTGGGGCGCGAGCTGAGCGAGGTGTTGAGGCTCGCCGACTGGTCGCCGAGAGCCTGCTCGAGCGTCAGCCGGTTGACGATCGAGACGACCGAGTACACCGCCGATGCCCCGAGCGAGAGCCCGAGCACGATCGCGATCTCCCAGCGGATCCGTCGGGGCGACGCATCGAGCGTCGGCCTGGTGAACGTCTCGTTCACGCGGCGTCGGGTCGCGGCATCCTGCACGCGGGGGTGCCGCCGGGCAGGCGGTGACGGTTCAAGGCGATCAGCCGGTAGCCGACGGTCGCGGCCCAGGAGAACGGGGGAGTGGCGAGCAGGTTGCCGGCGAGCCGGAGCGCGAAGGACGGTTGCATGCGCAGGATGGCGGAGAACGCGAGATGCCCGGCGTACTGGTGTGTGGGCGTGACGAACCACGCGTACCGGGCGACGTCGTCGCGGGTGAGCCCGAGCGCGTCGAGGTCGGCCCACTGCGACGGGATGGTGCGCGGGAACCGCGGGAGGCCCGATTCGAGCCGCTCGACCCAGGTGCTGCAGAACGCACAGTCACCGTCGAAGACGAGGAGGAAATCGCGGTCGGCGTCGTTCTGCGGGGCTTCGATCACGCGCTTATGCTACGCCCCCTAACGGAGCGGGGTACATCGTGACCGCGGCTCACCTACGCAACGACGGTGTGAAACCACCGGCATCCACGCACGAAACCTGTGCGCAACGCAAAAATGTGGATAAAGAGTTACCGGCGTGTAACGTTTATGCCCTCTGGTTTGCCCACTGGCAACCACCGATTTAGGGTACATCTATCCAATACGGCAGGTCGCAGCAGTTTGCCATGCCGTTTGCACATCTCGCACAGGAGGAAAATTGAAAATCAGGTCTATCGGCGTTACCGCAGTAGCGGTGGCCATGGCGAGTGCTCTTGCACTCTCCGGCTGCGCCACTGACTCCGCACCGGAGGAATCCACCGGCGGCGACAGCAGCGCGATCATCACCGCGAACGGTTCAGAACCTCAGAACCCTCTGATCCCCACCAACACCAACGAGGTTGGCGGTGGAAAGATCCTCGACGAGATCTTCGCCGGACTTGTCTACTACGACGCCACCGGAGCTCCGGTCAACGACGTCGCAGAGTCCATCGAGACCGACGACGCGACCACCTTCACGATCAAGATCAAGCCCGACCTGACATTCACCAACGGTGACCCGGTCGACTCGCAGAGCTTCATCAAGGCGTGGAACTACGGCGCACTGCTGTCGAACGCTCAGCTCTCCAGCTACTTCTTCGAGGACATCGAGGGCTTCAGCTACGACGAGGACAGCGAACTGACCGGTCTCGTCGAGGTCGACGCCACCACGTTCACCGTGACCCTGAAGGAAGCCCGTTCGGACTTCCCGCTGCGCCTCGGCTACTCGGCCTTCTACCCGCTGCCCGCAGCGGCGTGGGACGACCTCGAAGCGTTCGGTGAGAACCCGATCGGCAACGGACCCTACATGCTCGACGGTGAAGGCGCCTGGAAGCACGAGGAGAGCATCGACCTCGTCGTCAACCCCGACTACGACGGTGGACGCGTCGCCCAGAACGGTGGCCTGACCATCAAGTTCTACCTCGACCAGGCTGCGGCATACGCCGACCTGCTCGACGGCAACCTCGACGTCCTCGACGCAATCCCGGACAGCGCCTACTCGACCTTCGAGTCGGACCTCGGCGACCGCGCCATCAACCAGGCAGCCGCCGTCTTCCAGTCCTTCACCATCCCGGAGCGCCTCGAGCACTTCAGCGGTGAAGAGGGACAGCTGCGTCGCCAGGCGCTCTCGATGGCGATCAACCGCGAAGAAATCACCGACGTGATCTTCGAGGGCACCCGCACCCCCGCGACCGACTTCACCTCGCCGGTGATCTCGGGCTACTCCGACGAGCTCGAGGGTGCAGAAGTCCTCGAGTACAACGAGGACAAGGCCAAGGAGCTGTGGGCCGAGGCCGACGCTATCTCCCCGTGGACCGGTACCTTCAGCATCGCGTACAACGCCGATGGTGGACACCAGGGCTGGGTCGACGCCGTGAGCAACAGCATCAAGAACACGCTCGGCATCGACGCTGCGGGTGCACCGTACCCGACGTTCAAGGAAGCCCGTACGCTCATCACCGACCGTACGATCCAGACCGCGTTCCGCACCGGATGGCAGGCCGACTACCCCGGTCTGTACAACTTCCTCGGCCCGTTGTACGCCACGAACGCCGGCTCCAACGACGGTGACTACTCGAGCGAAGAGTTCGACACCCTGCTGAACGACGGAGCGTCGGAGACCGACGTCGAGGCCGCGAACGCCGACTTCCAGGCCGCACAGGAGATCCTGCTCCAGGACCTCCCCGCGATCCCGCTCTGGTACTCGAACGTGACCGGTGGCTTCGGCGAAGGCGTCTCGAACGTCGAGTTCGGATGGAACTCCGTGCCGCTGTTCTACGCGATCACCAAGTAACTAGTTCATCACCCAAGTCGGGGGTGGCGGCCACAAGCCGCCACCCCCGACCCATGGCTGGCACAGCCCCGAGTACTCTGGTGAAAAAGCTCGTGGCCCGCTCGCAGTTAGGTTTCACCATCACGATGTTCAGACTTACCTTCCCGGCAGGCACCGTCGCCTCATGACCGGATACATTCTCAGACGCGTCCTCCAGGCGATTCCGGTCTTCTTCGGAACGACCTTCCTCATCTATTTCATGGTCTTCGCCATGCCGGGTGACCCGATTCTCGCCCTCTTCGGCGACAAGTCCCCGAACCCCGCGGTCCTCGCACAGCTCCGCGCCCAGTACCACCTCGACCAGCCGTTCATCGTGCAGTACTTCCTGTACATCGGCGGGATCTTCCAAGGCGACCTCGGTACCGCGTTCAACGGCGAGCCGGTGGCCGACATCCTCGCCCGCACCTTCCCGGTCACGACGCGGCTCGCGATCCTGGCGCTCATCTTCCAGTCGGTCGCCGGCATCCTGGTCGGACTCGTCTCGGGTCTGCGCAAGGGCAAGCTGTTCGACTCGAGCAGCCTCGTCATCAGCCTCATCCTGATCTCGCTGCCGATCTTCGTCATCGCGTTCGTCGCGCAGTACGTCTTCGGCGTGCAGCTCGGCTGGGCGAGAGCGACCGTGGGGCCAGGCGCGCCGATTCAGGACCTGATCCTGCCGGCGCTCGTGCTCGCGAGCGTGAGCTTCGCGCAGATCGTGCGGCTCACCCGCTCCTCGGTGATCGAGACCTCCGGCCTCGACTTCGTGCGCACCGCGTACAGCAAGGGCCTCTCGAAGCGCCGCATCATCCCCGTGCACATCCTGCGCAATTCGCTGATCCCGGTCGTGACCTACCTCGCCACCGACTTCGGCGTGCTGCTCGTCGGCGCGACCATCACCGAGGGAATCTTCAACGTCCCCGGTGTCGGCAACACGCTCTATCGCGCGATCATCGGCGGACAGAGCCCCACCGTGGTGTCGTTCGTCACCGTGATGGTGCTCCTCTACCTCGTCGTCAACCTCGTGGTCGACCTCCTGTACGGCCTGCTCGACCCAAGGATCCGCTATGTCAAATAACACACCCGAGGACGCCGCGGCCAAGCCCGCGCGTTCCGCGGACCACTACGTGGCCCCGCTCGAAGAAACACCCCTCGTCGCGGTCGACAGCGTCAAGGTCAGCGAGGAGACGAGCAACCTCTGGATCGACGCCTGGCGCGACCTCCGTCGTCGCCCGCTGTTCTGGATCTCGTCGGCGCTCATCGTGCTGGTCGCGTTCGTCGCCCTGTTCCCGTTCCTGTTCACGCAGACCCCGCCAGACAACAACTGCCTCCTCGCGAACAGCAACGCCGGCCCCACGGCCGGTCACCCGCTCGGTTTCACCAAGCAGGGCTGCGACATCTACTCGCGCATCATCAACGGCACCTCGACCTCGGTCTCGGTCGGATTCATCGTGATCGTGCTGACCACGGTCCTCGGCCTGCTGTTCGGTGCCTTCGCCGGTTTCTACGGCGGCTGGGTCGACTCGGTGCTCTCCCGTGTCGGCGACATCTTCTTCTCGATTCCCTACATCCTCGCGGCCGTCGTCATCATGTCGGTGTTCTCGCAGTACCGGAACATCTGGACGATCTCGCTCGCGATCGGATTGTTCGCGTGGCCGTCTACGGCCCGCGTGCTGCGGTCGGAGATCCTGCGGGTGAAGACCGCCGACTACGTGATGGCCTCCACTGCCCTCGGGGTCTCGCGGTTCAGGATCCTGCTGCGTCACGTTCTCCCGAACTCCATCGCCCCGGTCATCGTGATCACCGCGATCTCGCTCGCTGGAGCCATCGTCGCCGAGGCGTCGCTGTCCTTCCTCGGTGTCGGTCTCGGCGGACAGGTCATGTCGTGGGGTAACGACATCGGCCAGGCCCAGAAGGATCTCCGAGTCGCTCCGCAGACGCTGATCTACCCCTCCATCGCCCTCTCCATCACCGTGTTCGCTTTCATCATGCTGAGCGAACTCGTGCGAGACGCACTCGACCCGAAGGCGAGGGCCCTCCGTTGAGCGCCACACCCCTGCTCCAAGTCAACAACCTGCAGGTCGGGTTCCGTAACCAGCGCGGCATCGTGCCTGCCCTCAACGGCGTCGATTTCACGATCAACGCCGGCGAGACCGTCGCGATCGTCGGCGAGTCCGGTTCCGGCAAGTCGACGACCGCGCACGCGATCATCAACCTCCTGCCCGGCTCGGGCGTCATCACCGGCGGCGAGGTCCTTTTCGAGGGCCGCGACCTCACGAAACTGACCCCCAAGCAGGTCGAAGACGTGCGCGGCAAGCAGATCGGTTTCGTTCCGCAGGACCCGATGGCGAACCTCAACCCCGTGTGGAGCATCGGCTTCCAGGTCGAAGAGGCGATCCGTGCGAACGGTGTCGCCACCGGCCGCGCCGCCGTCAAGCGCCGCGCGATCGAGGTGCTGAAAGAGGCGGGTCTGGCCGACGCCGACCGCCGTCTGCGTCAGTTCCCGCACCAGTTCTCGGGCGGAATGCGCCAGCGCGTGCTCATCGGAATGGGCCTCGCCGCCCACCCGAAGCTGCTCATCGCCGACGAACCGACGAGCGCCCTCGATGTGACCGTGCAGCGCGTCATCCTCGACCACCTCGCAACGCTGACCCGTGATCTGGGCACCGCCGTGCTGTTCATCACCCACGACCTCGGCCTCGCCGCCGAGCGTGCCGAGAAGCTCATCGTGATGTACAAGGGCAAGATCGTCGAGTCCGGCCCGTCGCGCGAACTGCTCGAGAACCCGCAGCACCCGTACACGCAGCGTCTGGTCGCCGCGGCCCCGAGCCTTGCCTCGCGCCGCATCCAGTCGGCGCACCAGCCGCTCGTCGAGATCGAGCACGAGACCCCGCGTTCCGCCGAGGGCTTCGACCTCATCGAGGCCGCGGAAGCCCGCGCCGAGGTGCAGGCCGCGGCTCCCGTCACGGCTCCCGCGATCGTGATCGAGAACCTGACCAAGGTGTTCAAGATCCGCGGAGACAAGCTCACCGCGCGCGAGTTCAAGGCCGTCGACGACGTCTCGTTCTCGATCCCGCGCGGCAGCACCATGGCTCTGGTGGGGGAGTCGGGTTCCGGCAAGTCCACCGTCGCCAAGCTGCTGCTCAAGCTC
Encoded here:
- a CDS encoding DCC1-like thiol-disulfide oxidoreductase family protein; amino-acid sequence: MIEAPQNDADRDFLLVFDGDCAFCSTWVERLESGLPRFPRTIPSQWADLDALGLTRDDVARYAWFVTPTHQYAGHLAFSAILRMQPSFALRLAGNLLATPPFSWAATVGYRLIALNRHRLPGGTPACRMPRPDAA
- a CDS encoding dipeptide ABC transporter ATP-binding protein produces the protein MSATPLLQVNNLQVGFRNQRGIVPALNGVDFTINAGETVAIVGESGSGKSTTAHAIINLLPGSGVITGGEVLFEGRDLTKLTPKQVEDVRGKQIGFVPQDPMANLNPVWSIGFQVEEAIRANGVATGRAAVKRRAIEVLKEAGLADADRRLRQFPHQFSGGMRQRVLIGMGLAAHPKLLIADEPTSALDVTVQRVILDHLATLTRDLGTAVLFITHDLGLAAERAEKLIVMYKGKIVESGPSRELLENPQHPYTQRLVAAAPSLASRRIQSAHQPLVEIEHETPRSAEGFDLIEAAEARAEVQAAAPVTAPAIVIENLTKVFKIRGDKLTAREFKAVDDVSFSIPRGSTMALVGESGSGKSTVAKLLLKLEDATSGKISVDGTDITTLKGKDVLAFRRKTQPVFQDPYGSLDPLRNIGNTIAEPLHVHKVGTKAERRARVLELLDQVALPQSLATRYPNELSGGQRQRVAIARALALKPEIVVLDEAVSALDVLVQAQVLKLLADLQAELGLTYLFITHDLAVVRVIADNVCVMQAGRIVEASTVDEVFDNPREQYTRDLLNAIPGADLQLGV
- a CDS encoding ABC transporter permease, encoding MSNNTPEDAAAKPARSADHYVAPLEETPLVAVDSVKVSEETSNLWIDAWRDLRRRPLFWISSALIVLVAFVALFPFLFTQTPPDNNCLLANSNAGPTAGHPLGFTKQGCDIYSRIINGTSTSVSVGFIVIVLTTVLGLLFGAFAGFYGGWVDSVLSRVGDIFFSIPYILAAVVIMSVFSQYRNIWTISLAIGLFAWPSTARVLRSEILRVKTADYVMASTALGVSRFRILLRHVLPNSIAPVIVITAISLAGAIVAEASLSFLGVGLGGQVMSWGNDIGQAQKDLRVAPQTLIYPSIALSITVFAFIMLSELVRDALDPKARALR
- a CDS encoding peptide ABC transporter substrate-binding protein; amino-acid sequence: MASALALSGCATDSAPEESTGGDSSAIITANGSEPQNPLIPTNTNEVGGGKILDEIFAGLVYYDATGAPVNDVAESIETDDATTFTIKIKPDLTFTNGDPVDSQSFIKAWNYGALLSNAQLSSYFFEDIEGFSYDEDSELTGLVEVDATTFTVTLKEARSDFPLRLGYSAFYPLPAAAWDDLEAFGENPIGNGPYMLDGEGAWKHEESIDLVVNPDYDGGRVAQNGGLTIKFYLDQAAAYADLLDGNLDVLDAIPDSAYSTFESDLGDRAINQAAAVFQSFTIPERLEHFSGEEGQLRRQALSMAINREEITDVIFEGTRTPATDFTSPVISGYSDELEGAEVLEYNEDKAKELWAEADAISPWTGTFSIAYNADGGHQGWVDAVSNSIKNTLGIDAAGAPYPTFKEARTLITDRTIQTAFRTGWQADYPGLYNFLGPLYATNAGSNDGDYSSEEFDTLLNDGASETDVEAANADFQAAQEILLQDLPAIPLWYSNVTGGFGEGVSNVEFGWNSVPLFYAITK
- a CDS encoding DUF485 domain-containing protein, whose translation is MSNDAPGAATSDPVSNFEGAQASEPFQRLKRRHRSFVFPVGVAFLVWYFAYVLLADYAHDFMATRVLGNITVGLLFGLGQFVTTFAITTWYVSYANRRLDPLADELRASLEVSHGKRASGVDR
- a CDS encoding ABC transporter permease; the encoded protein is MTGYILRRVLQAIPVFFGTTFLIYFMVFAMPGDPILALFGDKSPNPAVLAQLRAQYHLDQPFIVQYFLYIGGIFQGDLGTAFNGEPVADILARTFPVTTRLAILALIFQSVAGILVGLVSGLRKGKLFDSSSLVISLILISLPIFVIAFVAQYVFGVQLGWARATVGPGAPIQDLILPALVLASVSFAQIVRLTRSSVIETSGLDFVRTAYSKGLSKRRIIPVHILRNSLIPVVTYLATDFGVLLVGATITEGIFNVPGVGNTLYRAIIGGQSPTVVSFVTVMVLLYLVVNLVVDLLYGLLDPRIRYVK
- a CDS encoding CPBP family glutamic-type intramembrane protease is translated as MNETFTRPTLDASPRRIRWEIAIVLGLSLGASAVYSVVSIVNRLTLEQALGDQSASLNTSLSSRPTFDLVYQVLGVFFDLMPVALVVFLLWQAGRPHLGRLGIDGTRPLRDGLGGVALAAAIGIPGLAVYLGGRALGISVDVNPAALDAYWWTVPVLILSALRAALTEEVIVVGYLYARLLDLGWGRWKIIVGAALLRGTYHLYQGFGAFVGNFAMGLLFGWLYTRFGRLVPLVVAHFVLDAAIFVGYPWAADTFPTLFG